The genomic stretch atgacaggcatgagccaccgtgcccagcagtaaattttaaaaaatgttaaagtgaGCTTGTGGGGATAGGTCTAATCTTTGCCTGATAAGCTGCCATAAGTCTAAGGGTTGGGAATAGCTTATGGCAAACTCAGGCTCTACTTAAGATGTTACTGATCTCTCTTATTCGCCACAAGGCAATTTTTCCTTTCAAAGGAGGAAGTTGCAGGCAGGTTGGCTTTATGGACACATGTAAACAGGAAATCAGGAGACTCGCCCAGCCCCAGGCTTTGTCTAGAAGGAACTTTTCCTCTAGTTAATGCCAAGGGCTCTAGCTCAGCGAGCATTAGAGTGGGACAGCCCCAAAAGCTTAGGCTCCAAAAGCTTAGGCTCAGAGTCCAGAGGTCCAGGAGACAGTGTCCCCCTGTCCAGTCCTCACAGGTAAAATGGAACAGGACCACAGCCCACTGCCCTCTGAGGCTGTGGGGACAGTGCCAGTGGGAGGTCATGGCCTTAGGGGCTGCAACCTCAACAAGCACATGGCCTTCCATCTTCCCCCCGACTGGCAGGATCCCTTTTGGAAGTGGCTTCTCAGCCCCACTCTTGGCCAAATCTGGCATGACTCATTTGCTCCAGAAAAGGAATATATAAGCACTGTCACACCTTGACGAGATGACAGGAGTGACAAGCAGAGTGATTTCCCATATCTGAGACTCTAAGGAGGAGAGGTGGTTTAGCAGAGCCAGCTGCCATaaccagaagaaaataattaaggaAATCTGGCAGAGTAGAGGAAAACCAAGTGGTGCAGCGGGTCCCTTCTAGTGAAGGGAGCTGTCATCATCGGCTGTGGGAGAGAAAGGAGCTCTGGAGGCTCGTGCTGGGACAGCTGCAGTAATGATGggatggggaagaggagggggtgACTGTCAAGGAGGGAAATAGACTCTGGGGATGGCAGGGGGTGGCAATGAGCAGCTTGATTCTAAAGACTCCTCTCTTAGGCCAGGCACCTGCTACTTACACCCCACACCCTGAAGGGTGCAGCCAGGTCTACTTGGAGCTTCCCCTCAGTCTCCAGGGAAGAGTCTAGAAGGCCTGTTTCAAAGATCccccacatgcacacatgtgcacataagCTTGGGAGTGCCCAGGAAGATGGGGACACTCTGCCCTTTGCCCAGGGGAGAGCATACCCTTGTTCCCAGACCAAAGGGACAAGCGGAAGAAAGATGAAATGTGTCCCAGTTCTGCCTGCATTTCTGCCTCTCTTGGGACTTGAGGAAGGTTCGGGCAAGCTTAGGGAATTCAGGCTGTCCATTCCAGGGCTGACCTTGCATCTCCTTCCTGGCCTGCTAATGACTGAAGGAGACGTGCGGGCACGGCCTCAGCCTTAGACTGTCTGGGGCATGGCAGTGGCTGAGTCTGTAAAACTGGACCCCTTGGAGAAATCCACAGAATCTCTGGCTCAGGGAAGACCTGGATATCCCTTCACCAGCTGGGCTTCTGCCACTGGACCTCTGCCCAGGACGTGGAGACAGGCAGGAAAGTGGTGGGACACTGGAACCCCCCTCCCGCAAGCAGCAGCCAGGATTTGCTCAGGTGTGGTCGGGCACGGTGCCCTGGCGCGCCAGCCAGAAGATCCAGCTCTCTCCTTAAGGGATAGCTGGCTCTGATGGTGACCATGGCTTTTGGCAGAGCCTCAGGATGAAAATGTCCACCCACATGGTACCAGAACAGAAAGAGCCCCTGATTCCTCGGTGGCCAGGTAGGGACTGGGGAAGGAGGCTCCAGCTTCTAAATAGATTCCCCCCAAAGGGAATCTCCTTGTCCTCCTGCGACTTTCCCCCAAAGCAGACCAAATGAGGTATGACACAGAATATTCTGCTCTGGCCAAAGGTTCACCTCACCAGAGCTTGCTTCTTAGGTGAGCCCAGCCCAGGCATGGGCCTCCTTGGTAGGCAGAGGGGGCGTTCCAGAGCATGGCCATTGATGCActggtctctctctgtcttcctgagGTCATCAGTAAGTTAACACTGGACAATTACCCTCTACCTGGGCACTGCTTAGGGCTTTGGGGGAGACCAGGGCGAGCAAGATATGCTTAGCTCACCCCAGAACTCCAGAGCCAGCTGAGAAGGCCAAGATCACCAAACAAATGCCCAGGTTAGAGAACTTCCTGTAGCAAGAGGAGAAGAAGCACGTTCCATTCCTAGGCCTGGTGTGTGCAAATGTGTGGGTGTGAATATGTCATATTCCAAGCATGGAGAATCCACAGTGGCCAGAACTGGAGCATGGCTGATGGGGTGTGGAGAGAGGGTGGATCGAGCTTTCTGAAGGGTCCTTTCCCTGTGACTTAATGACATGGTGGGGTGCAGGAGGAGGTGGCCTGTGAGAGTCCTGGCTGCTCCACAGGGCAGGTATGGGCACACCTGGGCAGGGTGCCTTTCCAGACCTTGTAGATCACATCAGGAGGCAGGCGTGATGCAGAGAAGAGAGCCTCAGCTGCGAGCCAGTGGGACCACATGTTTGCTGCGTCCCCATATTCTGCATGGGTAGGGGATGGAGGGGCTCCAGCACTGAGCCATGCCCTAAGCTGCCTTTCCCTAGAGCCTACCCCAAGatccctccagcctggatgtccACAGCCAGCAGCCCATAAGCAGTTCCCTGGGAGCCATGTGGCAGATCCGCTAATACTGTCCTCTCCTCTGTTTGCTTTTCAGGAATAAAGTTCAACATCAGGCCAAGGCAGCCCCACCACGTAAGTTCTGAGAGTCAGATAAATCTCAGTGCACACAGCCCTTGGGAAactggggagggctggggagaAAATTAGGAGCTCACACTGAATCCAttcttggaaagaaaaatgtGTCCAGCCTTTCCCAGGAGCCTTGGGAACAAAGCCCAGGGCTCTGGACCCATGAATTTTCCCTTCCTTGTTAGAAGGCTTCTTTGCACGGTGCTAATAGAGGCCGTAAATCTGAGCCCGCCTGCAGGCCACCTATTCCCGCCACCCTCTCCCAGGCCAGGTTCCTGGGAGGACCGCGCCATCTTGTGGCCGAAATGACACTTACACCTCAGCGGGAGGGAGGCCTTTGGGTGCCGGGCCAGGGCTCAGACCGGAGGGGTCTCACCTACAGGGTCAGCCTGTCTCCCTCACGAGAGGGACAGGAACCCCAGCCGTGATGAGAGTCTGACCTGTGTGGCCCTCAGTGCCCAGCTGTCCTTTCCACTCAGATAGCCACTTCTCTTCTTGCCCCAGGACCTCCCACCAGGCGGCTCCCAGGATGGTGACTTGAAGGAACCCACAGAGAGGGTCACTCGGGACTTATCCAGTGGGGCCCCGAGGGGCCGCAACCTGCCAGCGCCTGACCAGCCTCAACCCCCGCTGCAGAGGGGAACCCGTCTGCGGCTCCGCCAGCGCCGTCGCCGTCTGCTCATCAAGAAAATGCCAGCTGCGgcgaccatcccggccaacagcTCGGACGCGCCCTTCATCCGGCCGGGACCCGGGACGCTGGATGGCCGCTGGGTCAGCCTGCACCGGAGCCAGCAGGAGCGCAAGCGGGTGATGCAGGAGGCCTGCGCCAAGTACCGGGCGAGCAGCAGCCGCCGGGCCGTCACGCCCCGCCACGTGTCCCGTATCTTCGTGGAGGACCGCCACCGCGTGCTCTACTGCGAGGTGCCCAAGGCCGGCTGCTCCAATTGGAAGCGGGTGCTCATGGTGCTGGCCGGCCTGGCCTCGTCCACTGCCGACATCCAGCACAACACCGTCCACTATGGCAGCGCTCTCAAGCGCCTGGACACCTTCGACCGCCAGGGTATCTTGCACCGTCTCAGCACCTACACCAAGATGCTCTTTGTCCGCGAGCCCTTCGAGAGGCTGGTGTCCGCCTTCCGCGACAAGTTTGAGCACCCCAACAGCTACTATCACCCGGTCTTCGGCAAGGCCATCCTGGCCCGGTACCGCGCCAATGCCTCTCGGGAGGCCCTGCGGACCGGCTCTGGGGTGCGTTTTCCCGAGTTCGTCCAGTACCTGCTGGACGTGCACCGGCCCGTGGGGATGGACATTCACTGGGACCATGTCAGCCGgctctgcagcccctgcctcatCGACTACGATTTCGTAGGCAAGTTCGAGAGCATGGAGGACGATGCCAACTTCTTCCTGAGCCTCATCCGCGCGCCGCGGAACCTGACCTTCCCCCGGTTCAAGGACCGGCACTCGCAGGAGGCGCGGACCACAGCGAGGATCGCCCACCAGTACTTCGCCCAACTCTCGGCCCTGCAACGGCAGCGCACCTACGACTTCTACTACATGGATTACCTGATGTTCAACTATTCCAAGCCCTTTGCAGATCTGTACTGAGGGGCGCCACAGCTGGCCGGGTCCGCCCTGCCCCGGTCACTCACCTGTGCTCCCGGGCATCCTCCTGTCCCTGGCTCCTCATCCTGGGAGCAACAGGGCTCTGAGGACGTGAGGAGCCATCGCTGTGGGAGGCAGCTGGCCCTGGGTGGGGGGCAGAGGCACCCAGCCTTGGATGGGGACCCCAGCCCCTGGCCTGTACCTGTTTCCTCATTCCTTGGCTGAGGGAGAGGCTGAGAACTGGGCAGACACCCCCGGAGCTCAGCCGACAGTTTCGATGAGCAGGGAAGTCTGAGGCCCAGAGGACGGGGGCCCCAGCGGTAAGGGATGTCCCGCACTCCCTTAGCCATTGCCTTGGACCAAACCACGTGGTTTGCAGCTTTTCTACGAGCCAGGGGGGGAGGTTCCCTTGGATTAAGGTTCCAAATAAAGCACATGGTTTCCAGAGCAGCGGTGTGTACTCTGTGGTGGCGTGGGAGCACGTGGACCCTGGGCTGGGCTTTCTGGGGCTCTTTCTGCCTTCCCGGGGCAGCTTGAGCCAGGTGCTGCAGGCCCCACTGCAGAGAAGTCCAGTTCAGGAGCAGCTTCCTGGGAGAAGAGCACAGAGGACCCAGCGGCTCTCAGCCAGGACCTGCAGGCATCTGAGGCTAGGTCCCAGTCAACTGGGGTGCTTCCGTCTCAGTCCTGGCACATTAATCCTGAAAGGAAAAGATAGGCCTGTTCCTATGGGGGCCTCCTGGGGTGTCTTCTTATCAGTGCACCTTGCAGGGGCCTCTGGGGACTGCCAGAGCAGTAGCCAGCTCTCCAGGCAAGCTGCCAAtcagggctgaggctggagccagGGGGCACGGGGCATGCATCTCGGTGGGTGTGGTACTCCCAGCAGGAAGCAAGGCTGTCCCTGGCTTTCTGCACCTCTGAGCCAAGCAGGACTCTGGCCTGAGGCTGTCATCTGCAGACACTCACCCTGATCCCTGGCCCCAGTCACCCTGATCCCTGGCCCCACTCACCTGACAAAACCACCTCAGGGCTGTCAGGATGCACATGctctggaggaggagaggagaagccaTAGAGGAAACTTCTCCAAAAGCATATATGTTCACACCAGAGAGGGCTCCAGAAGTGTCAGCAGTCAATGTGGTTCTGGGAAGGTCTGGGAGGAGGTGTTTGTTGGAATGTTGAGTGTGGGCATGAGTGTGGCTgcatttgggttttgtttgtgatgggaagggctgcctgACTCTGGAGTCTCTGCCCTCTGTCAGCCTGTCTGCAGGAGCCTCTGCATGCCCTCCTGGGTCGTTCTGTGGGTTGCTCTGTGGGCCCTCCCAGGAGGCTGCCCTCTGTCTGTCCCCACTTGCTAGGGGAGATGCTGCTGATTCTCCGCGTGGAGGTGCCACTGGATCCCTGGGTGGACCCCCAGGTGGAGGCCCTGCTGATTCCCAGGTGGAGAAACTGCTGGATCCCCAGGTGGAGGAACTGCTGGATCCCCAGGTGGAGGAACTGCTGGATCCCCAGGTGGAGGAAATGCTGGATCCCCAAGTGGAGGAACTGCTGGATCCCCAAGTGGAGGAATTGCTGATCCCCAGGTAGAGGAAATACTGATTGCCAGGTGGAGGAGCTGCTGATCGCCAGGTGGAGGAGCTTCTGATCCCCAGGTGGAGGAGCTTCTGATCGCCAGGTGGAGGAGCTGCTGATCCCCAGGTGGAGGAAATACTGATCGC from Pan paniscus chromosome 20, NHGRI_mPanPan1-v2.0_pri, whole genome shotgun sequence encodes the following:
- the CHST8 gene encoding carbohydrate sulfotransferase 8 isoform X1 gives rise to the protein MTPRPGTMRLACMFSSVLLFGAAGLLLFISLQDPTELAPQQVPGIKFNIRPRQPHHDLPPGGSQDGDLKEPTERVTRDLSSGAPRGRNLPAPDQPQPPLQRGTRLRLRQRRRRLLIKKMPAAATIPANSSDAPFIRPGPGTLDGRWVSLHRSQQERKRVMQEACAKYRASSSRRAVTPRHVSRIFVEDRHRVLYCEVPKAGCSNWKRVLMVLAGLASSTADIQHNTVHYGSALKRLDTFDRQGILHRLSTYTKMLFVREPFERLVSAFRDKFEHPNSYYHPVFGKAILARYRANASREALRTGSGVRFPEFVQYLLDVHRPVGMDIHWDHVSRLCSPCLIDYDFVGKFESMEDDANFFLSLIRAPRNLTFPRFKDRHSQEARTTARIAHQYFAQLSALQRQRTYDFYYMDYLMFNYSKPFADLY
- the CHST8 gene encoding carbohydrate sulfotransferase 8 isoform X3 is translated as MHPSVAALGAGAALREIQPLQREPGIKFNIRPRQPHHDLPPGGSQDGDLKEPTERVTRDLSSGAPRGRNLPAPDQPQPPLQRGTRLRLRQRRRRLLIKKMPAAATIPANSSDAPFIRPGPGTLDGRWVSLHRSQQERKRVMQEACAKYRASSSRRAVTPRHVSRIFVEDRHRVLYCEVPKAGCSNWKRVLMVLAGLASSTADIQHNTVHYGSALKRLDTFDRQGILHRLSTYTKMLFVREPFERLVSAFRDKFEHPNSYYHPVFGKAILARYRANASREALRTGSGVRFPEFVQYLLDVHRPVGMDIHWDHVSRLCSPCLIDYDFVGKFESMEDDANFFLSLIRAPRNLTFPRFKDRHSQEARTTARIAHQYFAQLSALQRQRTYDFYYMDYLMFNYSKPFADLY
- the CHST8 gene encoding carbohydrate sulfotransferase 8 isoform X2 — translated: MTVTEAGLQAVPWGPSRECKKLDFPMNTGIKFNIRPRQPHHDLPPGGSQDGDLKEPTERVTRDLSSGAPRGRNLPAPDQPQPPLQRGTRLRLRQRRRRLLIKKMPAAATIPANSSDAPFIRPGPGTLDGRWVSLHRSQQERKRVMQEACAKYRASSSRRAVTPRHVSRIFVEDRHRVLYCEVPKAGCSNWKRVLMVLAGLASSTADIQHNTVHYGSALKRLDTFDRQGILHRLSTYTKMLFVREPFERLVSAFRDKFEHPNSYYHPVFGKAILARYRANASREALRTGSGVRFPEFVQYLLDVHRPVGMDIHWDHVSRLCSPCLIDYDFVGKFESMEDDANFFLSLIRAPRNLTFPRFKDRHSQEARTTARIAHQYFAQLSALQRQRTYDFYYMDYLMFNYSKPFADLY